In Colletotrichum higginsianum IMI 349063 chromosome 1, whole genome shotgun sequence, one genomic interval encodes:
- a CDS encoding Vacuolar membrane protein, giving the protein MAPPPPYAIATGAQHVPSTIAAAVVATASAAATMIPIATPTETLVGALTTAAAAATATTTANAATTHGEDGGSGECSLLGSFALIVQAALGALALLSLVFKRWRERPQRPVKIWFFDVSKQVFGSVLVHIANIFMSMLTSGRFSVTLDPTTTSNVRRLVTRNEDYVPNPCSFYLLNLAIDTTIGIPILIVLLRVLTGLVSYTPLGKPEESIRSGNYGSPPNAWWWLKQSFIYFCGLFGMKFCVLIIFLLLPWISRVGDWALRWTEGNEQLQIFFVMMFFPLVMNAMQYYIIDSFIKQPHHEHERLPEDDPDWSARNAGGSPYDDAESASEDGAGSDDGASLKLKNAKHADDAEYDPDVDGDVPTVIGSSSSRSNHQRKDRDISAELFPKE; this is encoded by the exons ATGGCCCCCCCGCCACCCTATGCGATTGCGACCGGCGCCCAACATGTTCCTTCAACAATCGCCGCAGCCGTCGTAGCaacagcatcagcagcagcaaccatGATACCCATCGCGACCCCGACAGAGACCCTCGTGGGTGCCCTCACTacggctgccgccgccgcgactGCGACCACCACTGCAAACGCCGCCACAACACACGGAGAAGATGGTGGCAGCGGCGAGTGCAGCCTGCTCGGCTCCTTCGCCCTCATCGTTCAGGCCGCTCTCGGCGCTCTCGCCCTGCTATCTCTCGTTTTCAAGCggtggagagagaggccgcAGCGCCCTGTCAAGATTTGGTTCTTCGACGTGTCGAAGCAGGTGTTTGGTTCTGTCTTGGTGCACATCGCCAACATCTTCATGTCCATGTTGACGTCCGGACGCTTCTCCGTGACGCTCGACCCTACTACAACGTCCAACGTGCGGAGGCTGGTCACTCGAAACGAGGATTATGTTCCGAACCCGTGCTCGTTCTACCTACTCAACCTTGCAATCGAC ACCACGATCGGTATCCCTATCCTCATCGTACTCCTTCGAGTTCTGACCGGTCTCGTCTCATATACCCCTCTGGGCAAGCCCGAAGAGTCGATCCGGTCCGGCAACTATGGCAGCCCTCCCAACGCCTGGTGGTGGTTGAAACAGTCATTCATCTACTTTTGCGGCCTCTTCGGCATGAAGTTCTGCGTCCTGATTATCTTCCTCTTGCTGCCGTGGATCTCGCGCGTCGGCGACTGGGCTCTGCGGTGGACCGAGGGCAACGAGCAGCTGCAGATTTTCTTTGTCATGATGTTCTTCCCACTCGTCATGAACGCCATGCAGTATTATATTATCGACTCCTTCATCAAGCAGCCCCATCACGAGCACGAGCGGCTGCCGGAGGACGATCCCGACTGGAGCGCAAGGAACGCGGGTGGTAGCCCGTACGACGACGCTGAGTCGGCGAGCGAAGATGGCGCGGgctcggacgacggcgcgaGTCTCAAGTTGAAGAACGCAAAGCATGCAGATGATGCCGAGTACGACCCGgacgtcgatggcgacgtGCCGACAGTTATTGGCAGCAGTTCCAGCCGGTCGAATCACCAGAGGAAGGATAGGGACATTTCGGCGGAACTCTTTCCCAAGGAGTAA
- a CDS encoding C6 finger domain-containing protein, producing MPQSSPQSKPVDGVVKHRACDECRSRKLACTKEPDGCSRCKRDGLRCVYSPQKQMGRPRKRRHVEEPEEEPSLAKPQTADQQLQMPLVTQATLDADFSALFTQDYSNINYLELLSPLEGLPPSTLPPELSSLTMAYAEPRYSTGDFQFGVGGVDLLGGINFDESDSTDEDLPQDINNSFTDMLLAHVPETAPIVSPPTSSEISHTLSTSISIPESPSSANTNADDGINQEPEPAIKPYNNTSCSCLSQIFLSLDSLSRLPNDVKIAMAIARSAARVAHDVIHCPACSLTDITKPPPMQAFQNTMMLGAILPSTANAYAKILELIDSEAAQAKKEGRCIKFCFAEYGGLWGELRRRGKTCGAMDLIDNREMDPDDWRLSVRGLLKIDVYGHDFEKNNGMGTAEPYHHLGLRDVIKEMEDRSNNRHNQLDDMVAAGLPHPMLQTSHNLMIPQGQTDRKEDRHCLKIIEIARVALDKLVIA from the exons ATGCCTCAAAGTAGTCCTCAGTCCAAGCCCGTGGACGGTGTCGTCAAGCATCGCGCGTGTGATGAGTGCC GTTCGCGAAAACTGGCTTGCACCAAGGAGCCTGATGGCTGCTCACGCTGTAAGAGAGATGGTCTGAGATGTGTCTACTCGCCCCAAAAACAGATGGGCCGCCCGCGGAAGCGTAGACACGTCGAAGAGCCTGAAGAAGAACCCTCCTTGGCCAAGCCTCAGACTGCGGACCAGCAGCTGCAGATGCCACTCGTCACGCAAGCGACTTTAGATGCTGACTTCTCGGCTTTGTTCACCCAAGACTACTCCAACATCAATTACCTCGAGTTGCTCTCTCCTTTGGAAGGCCTGCCGCCGTCCACGCTGCCGCCTGAGCTGTCGAGCCTTACCATGGCCTACGCCGAGCCACGGTACTCAACTGGGGATTTTCAGTTTGGTGTTGGGGGTGTTGACCTGTTAGGTGGCATCAACTTTGATGAAAGTGACTCTACTGACGAAGACTTGCCTCAAGATATCAACAACAGCTTTACTGATATGCTTTTGGCACATGTGCCCGAAACGGCGCCTATTGTTTCCCCTCCCACATCGTCCGAGATATCCCACACTCTCAGcaccagcatcagcatcccCGAATCGCCCTCTTCTGCCAACACAAACGCTGACGATGGCATCAACCAAGAGCCAGAACCTGCTATCAAACCGTACAACAACACATCATGTTCCTGCCTCTCTCAGATCTTCCTCTCCCTGGACTCCTTATCGAGGCTGCCAAACGACGTCAAGATCGCCATGGCCATCGCCAGGTCAGCAGCTCGGGTGGCCCACGACGTTATTCACTGTCCGGCGTGCAGCCTTACCGATATAACGAAGCCGCCACCGATGCAAGCATTCCAGAACACTATGATGCTTGGCGCCATCCTCCCGTCAACTGCCAACGCTTACGCCAAAATCCTCGAGCTCATTGATAGCGAAGCCGCCCAGGCCAAGAAAGAAGGTAGATGCATTAAATTCTGCTTTGCCGAATATGGCGGGCTCTGGGGCGAGTTGCGCAGGCGAGGCAAGACATGCGGCGCCATGGATTTGATTGACAACCGAGAAATGGACCCGGACGATTGGAGGCTTTCAGTCAGGGGGCTTCTGAAAATTGACGTTTATGGACATGACTTTGAGAAGAATAATGGAATGGGGACTGCGGAGCCATATCatcacctcggcctccgGGACGTCATAAAAGAGATGGAAGACAGGTCGAACAACCGACACAATCAGTTGGATGACATGGTCGCTGCTGGGCTACCTCACCCCATGCTGCAGACGTCCCACAACCTGATGATCCCTCAGGGGCAAACCGATAGGAAGGAGGATCGACACTGTTTGAAGATTATAGAGATTGCGCGGGTTGCTCTGGACAAGCTGGTGATTGCTTGA
- a CDS encoding Ribosome biogenesis protein ERB1, translated as MPARQALGKRKEPQAEAPVPVDDEFGNAALEGVFSQSEDDSDYEETSESDGDDNVLNGELSEDDDEDEEEDILSDDIPSDVDDEEIASKLRSTNLDKDSAAAAIGDEDDQPNYRIVKDANGNERYEYDEVDPNYDSDDTDAAEPVNTIGNIPLSFYDSYPHIGYDINGKKIMRPAAGEALDALLDSIEIPKGWTGLTDPQTGKPLNLTQDELELLRRVQMNEVPEEGYDPYPEMVHWFTAHEEKMPLSAAPEPKRRFVPSKHEAKRIAKLVKAIKEGRILPYKPPEEREKEEAEKEENYYDIWANEEERPPHVMNIPAPKLPPPGYDLSYNPPPEYLPTEAEKEEWEKADPEDREKEYLPAQFDSLRKVPAYGEFVKERFERCLDLYLAPRVRKNRLNIDPASLLPKLPRPEELRPFPTACQTVFRGHEGRVRSSAISPDGEWLASGGDDGTVRLWHLRTGRQEWMAKLSVDEAVNVVRWRPNKETFILAAAAGEDIFFAVPPRGADGIDKASRDILDAGFGYAAQNPQPTAPVTKEHPGKWARPGSKLESAGVLLKATVRSVIKVINWHRRGDFLSTVSPNGQRSAVAIHTLSKHLTQIPFRKLPGLAQSAQFHPSRPLFFVATQRMIRCYDLQRQELIKVIQPGARWISSFDIHSGGDNIVVGSYDRRLLWHDLDLSNRPYKTMRFHSEAIRAVKYHRSFPLFADASDDGTLQIFHGKVVSDLMENPTIVPVKMLKGHKIVNKLGVLDVDWHPTEPWCVSAGADGTCILWT; from the exons ATGCCGGCACGACAAGCGTTAGGCAAGCGGAAGGAACCGCAGGCGGAAGCCCCTgtgcccgtcgacgacgaatTTGGCAATGCAGCCTTGGAGGGCGTCTTTTCTCAGAGTGAGGATGATTCCGACTACGAAGAGACCTCCGAgtcggacggcgacgacaatgTCTTGAACGGCGAATTGTcagaggatgacgacgaggacgaggaggaggatatcCTGAGCGACGATATCCCTTctgacgtcgacgacgaagaaatCGCCTCGAAACTCAGGTCGACAAATCTCGACAAGGActctgccgctgctgccattggcgacgaggacgaccaACCCAACTACAGAATCGTCAAGGACGCCAATGGTAACGAGCGCTACGAGTACGACGAGGTTGATCCCAACTACGACTCCGACGACACCGATGCTGCCGAGCCCGTCAACACCATTGGCAACATCCCTCTGTCCTTCTACGATTCATACCCGCATATCGGATACGACATCAATGGCAAGAAGATCATGCgccctgctgctggcgaGGCGCTGGATGCCCTGCTAGATTCCATCGAGATCCCCAAGGGCTGGACTGGGTTGACGGACCCCCAGACAGGCAAGCCTCTTAACCTGACccaggacgagctcgagcttTTGCGCCGCGTCCAGATGAACGAGGTTCCGGAGGAAGGCTACGACCCCTACCCC GAAATGGTTCACTGGTTCACCGCACACGAGGAGAAGATGCCCCTGAGCGCTGCGCCCGAGCCGAAACGCCGCTTCGTCCCCTCCAAGCACGAGGCCAAGAGGATCGCCAAGctcgtcaaggccatcaaggagggACGCATCCTGCCCTACAAGCCGCCcgaagagagggagaaggaggaggccgagaaggaagagaacTATTACGACATCTGGGCCAACGAGGAAGAGCGCCCGCCGCACGTCATGAACATCCCGGCGCCCAAGCTCCCGCCCCCTGGCTACGACCTCAGTTACAACCCTCCCCCAGAGTACCTCCCGACAGAagccgagaaggaagagTGGGAGAAGGCCGACCCCGAGGACAGAGAGAAGGAGTACCTCCCAGCCCAGTTTGATTCGCTACGCAAGGTTCCCGCCTATGGCGAGTTCGTCAAGGAGCGCTTCGAGCGTTGCCTTGACCTCTACCTCGCCCCTCGCGTGCGCAAGAACAGGCTCAACATCGACCCCGCGTCGCTTCTTCCCAAACTTCCCCGCCCCGAAGAGCTCAGGCCCTTCCCCACGGCCTGCCAGACTGTCTTCCGTGGTCACGAAGGTCGCGTGCGCTCTTCAGCCATTAGCCCTGACGGCGAGTGGCTTGCAAgcggtggcgacgatggTACTGTGCGCCTGTGGCATCTCCGTACCGGTCGCCAGGAGTGGATGGCCAAGCTTAGCGTTGATGAGGCTGTGAACGTCGTCCGCTGGCGCCCGAATAAGGAGACTTTCATCTTGGCGGCAGCCGCTGGCGAGGATATTTTCTTTGCGGTCCCCCCCCGCGGtgccgacggcatcgacaaggccagccgTGACATTCTGGACGCCGGCTTCGGTTACGCTGCGCAAAACCCTCAGCCGACGGCTCCCGTCACCAAGGAGCACCCCGGAAAGTGGGCAAGGCCTGGCTCCAAGCTCGAGTCTGCCGGCGTGCTGCTCAAGGCTACTGTTAGGTCTGTCATCAAGGTCATCAACTGGCATAGACGCGGTGACTTCCTCAGCACCGTCTCTCCCAACGGTCAGCGTAGCGCTGTCGCCATCCATACACTCTCGAAGCATCTGACACAGATTCCCTTCCGCAAGCTGCCCGGCCTCGCCCAGTCGGCTCAGTTCCACCCTTCGCGacccctcttcttcgtcgcgaCTCAGCGCATGATCCGCTGCTACGATCTCCAGAGGCAGGAGCTCATCAAGGTCATCCAGCCAGGTGCCCGCTGGATCTCGTCTTTTGATATCCACTCGGGTGGTGACAACATTGTTGTCGGATCCTACGACAGACGCCTGCTGTGGCACGACCTCGACCTTTCCAACCGCCCCTACAAGACGATGCGCTTCCACTCGGAAGCTATCCGCGCCGTCAAGTACCACCGCAGCTTCCCCTTGTTCGCAGATGCCAGTGACGACGGCACGCTGCAGATCTTCCACGGCAAGGTCGTCAGCGATCTCATGGAGAACCCGACTATTGTGCCCGTTAAGATGCTCAAGGGTCATAAGATTGTCAACAAGCTCGGTGTCCTCGACGTGGACTGGCATCCTACGGAGCCCTGGTGCGTgagcgccggcgccgacggcacctgTATCCTCTGGACCTAA